In one Scomber japonicus isolate fScoJap1 chromosome 6, fScoJap1.pri, whole genome shotgun sequence genomic region, the following are encoded:
- the LOC128360012 gene encoding P2Y purinoceptor 12-like produces MDDLVGVTVTSVTNQTTDDINQCDQRDAKAHLFFMVVYTLVFVVGLVLNSLTLKVYFCSAQQQVSSIIMVYLRNLAVSDFLLCLYLPLRIINYISSSVTFRLVNCNFAVFGLYLNMYASILFMGYIAVNRYLKIIYPSGNHFLRTVQAARIISTVTWVFLLALLISFVTMSLLTQEAPNVVTNSCESLHSSQVHVFNIIIRICAAIIFFVILVSLVFFYYSASRSVLQAQQRQLASFSCKKLRRSRRKMLVLVSVFCVCFVPYHLVRLPYIFLHRQCSLSKVFYYLKEVTVLLSVLNVCLDPFIYFMFSKAFREQLTSTLQRGEIKGSREPPTVTHC; encoded by the exons ATGGATGACCTGGTAGGAGTGACAGTAACCTCAGTTACCAACCAGACCACTGATGATATCAATCAATGTGATCAGAGAGACGCAAAGGCTCACCTCTTCTTCATGGTGGTCTACACTCTGGTGTTTGTA gTGGGTTTGGTCCTCAACAGTCTCACCCTGAAGGTTTACTTCTGCtcagctcagcagcaggtgtccaGCATCATAATGGTCTACCTGAGAAACCTGGCAGtctctgacttcctgctctgtCTCTACCTTCCCCTCCGCATCATCAACTACATCAGCAGCTCCGTCACCTTCCGCCTGGTTAACTGCAACTTTGCCGTCTTTGGATTGTACCTCAACATGTACGCCAGTATCCTGTTCATGGGTTACATCGCTGTTAACAG GTATCTGAAGATCATCTATCCTTCAGGAAATCACTTCCTGCGAACAGTTCAGGCTGCCCGCATCATCTCCACGGTAACCTGGGTTTTCCTGTTGGCGCTATTGATCTCGTTTGTCACCATGTCACTCCTCACACAGGAAGCTCCGAATGTTGTCACTAACAGTTGTGAAAGCTTGCACAGCTCCCAGGTCCATGTATTCAACATTATCATCCGCATCTGTGCTGCCATCATCTTTTTCGTCATCCTGGTCTCTCTGGTCTTCTTCTACTACAGCGCCTCCCGCAGTGTGTTGCAGGCACAGCAGAGACAGCTGGCATCCTTCAGCTGCAAGAAGCTCAGGAGGTCACGCAGGAAAATGTTGGTGCTGGTCAGCGTCTTCTGCGTTTGTTTTGTGCCTTACCACCTGGTTCGCCTTCCCTACATCTTCCTACACAGGCAGTGCTCTTTGAGCAAAGTGTTTTACTACCTGAAGGAGGTGACCGTCCTGCTGTCAGTTCTTAATGTCTGCCTGGATCCGTTCATCTACTTCATGTTCTCTAAGGCGTTCCGGGAGCAGCTGACATCCACATTGCAAAGAGGGGAAATCAAGGGCAGCCGAGAGCCACCAACAGTGACACACTGCTGA